In one Streptomyces sp. NBC_01288 genomic region, the following are encoded:
- a CDS encoding ATP-binding protein, with protein sequence MPNDRPRGLPTVGDGCTTILGPGKSSVRQARELVRKRLAEYGLQDLVDIAELLVSELATNAVVHAGGRYRLTLTLGVGILRCEVADERRHLPRPPHRRVERDDDRDVDPDSENGRGLFLVDALAHRWGSRLVEEGKEVWFELEIDASGGAGHDAAETDVHLPAPARPPRPQESQGCTELDHERADHQYSPDGERAEDLGLLGCFEDLGRLGCSGDLGLRSRYRPRRTVPGTESWAPRGSAPAAVSA encoded by the coding sequence ATGCCGAACGACCGTCCACGCGGCCTGCCGACCGTGGGCGATGGCTGCACCACGATCCTGGGCCCGGGAAAGTCCTCGGTCCGCCAGGCCAGGGAACTCGTCCGGAAACGGCTCGCCGAGTACGGCCTCCAGGACCTGGTGGACATCGCCGAACTGCTGGTCAGCGAACTCGCCACCAACGCCGTCGTGCACGCGGGCGGCCGTTACCGGCTCACCCTGACCCTGGGCGTCGGCATACTGCGGTGCGAGGTCGCGGACGAGCGGCGACACCTTCCCCGGCCGCCGCACCGGCGGGTCGAGCGCGACGACGACCGCGATGTCGACCCCGACAGCGAGAACGGCCGGGGGCTGTTCCTGGTCGACGCGCTGGCCCACCGGTGGGGCAGTCGGCTTGTGGAGGAGGGCAAGGAGGTCTGGTTCGAGCTGGAGATCGACGCATCGGGCGGCGCGGGCCACGACGCGGCGGAGACGGACGTCCACCTCCCGGCACCGGCCCGGCCGCCGCGACCTCAGGAGTCGCAGGGCTGCACCGAGTTGGATCATGAGCGGGCGGACCACCAGTACAGCCCGGACGGCGAGCGCGCCGAGGATCTCGGGCTGCTCGGCTGCTTCGAGGACCTGGGACGGCTCGGTTGCTCCGGAGACCTTGGGCTGCGCAGCCGGTACCGCCCACGGCGAACGGTGCCGGGCACGGAGTCCTGGGCGCCCCGCGGTTCGGCACCGGCCGCCGTTTCCGCCTGA
- a CDS encoding MEDS domain-containing protein yields MEHGEPTTLTRPVPPAPCVKHHAGIHSSDEEFLAVVVPFLRDGIVAEEEPDPVVITTPRKLDLLRDALGPDARQVDFRDSARWYRGSPANSMATALDYYVTHASPEGLLHMTGEPVWEGRSPRQIPEWKRYEALATELFTGAPPDLMCLYDTRTAPPDVVDAARHTHPTELNRQGVQPSSLFTEPAVYAAQGLGPLPAPPQDAVGIGLDRDLTAGHRFAADQARARGMAPEEAARFGQAVSGATRYAAAQGCDRAHLRLWSTRQRIICELRTPRGRITDPFLGFRPPGAEVRPEDGLWHTRQVCEFVDMRSGDGAKEGWTIRMETALVSAG; encoded by the coding sequence ATGGAACACGGAGAACCCACCACACTCACCCGACCCGTCCCACCCGCCCCCTGCGTGAAGCACCACGCCGGCATCCACTCGTCCGACGAGGAGTTCCTGGCGGTGGTGGTGCCGTTCCTCAGGGACGGCATCGTCGCCGAGGAAGAACCGGACCCGGTGGTCATCACCACCCCGCGCAAACTGGACCTGCTGCGGGACGCGCTCGGCCCCGACGCCCGCCAGGTCGATTTCCGCGACTCCGCCCGCTGGTACCGGGGAAGCCCCGCCAACAGCATGGCCACCGCCCTCGACTACTACGTCACGCACGCGAGCCCCGAGGGCCTCCTCCACATGACGGGCGAGCCGGTCTGGGAGGGCCGTTCGCCGCGCCAGATCCCCGAGTGGAAACGGTACGAGGCCCTCGCCACCGAACTCTTCACCGGCGCCCCGCCCGACCTGATGTGCCTGTACGACACCCGGACCGCACCGCCCGACGTCGTCGACGCCGCCCGGCACACCCACCCGACAGAGCTCAACCGGCAAGGTGTTCAACCCAGTTCGCTCTTCACCGAGCCCGCCGTCTACGCGGCCCAGGGCCTCGGCCCGCTGCCCGCGCCGCCGCAGGACGCGGTCGGCATCGGCCTCGACCGGGACCTGACCGCCGGTCACCGGTTCGCGGCGGACCAGGCACGGGCGCGCGGCATGGCACCCGAGGAGGCGGCCCGCTTCGGGCAGGCCGTGTCCGGCGCCACGCGCTACGCGGCCGCCCAGGGCTGCGACCGCGCACACCTGCGGCTGTGGTCGACCCGGCAGCGCATCATCTGCGAACTGCGCACCCCGCGCGGCCGGATCACCGACCCGTTCCTCGGCTTCCGGCCGCCGGGTGCCGAAGTGCGTCCGGAGGACGGGCTCTGGCACACCCGTCAGGTCTGCGAGTTCGTCGACATGAGGTCCGGCGACGGGGCGAAGGAGGGGTGGACCATCCGTATGGAGACGGCCCTCGTATCGGCAGGTTGA
- a CDS encoding ATP-binding protein, with amino-acid sequence MTRQIIGRPVRASSFVGRRQETAEVKRLVGAHRLVSLTGTGGVGKTRLVLHAVPRLARAFADGVHIVQLAGVRDASLVPLALIEALNIRDVSGRSPVRVLVDHLQDRETLLVLDNCEHLADACARLVETLLAETAAVRVLATSRHPLDVTAQHVLELQPLATPTAGEPLPAKPALEYPALALFADRAAAVLPGFSLTTANQDAVAALCRRLDGLPLAIELAAVRMRALGVQQLLDRLDRRYRLLADSGGSEDTLPRHRTLRAAVDWSHDLCTREEQTVWARASVFTGSFDLGAAEEVCAGPGLDRDELVDAVAGLVDKSLLVRDGDAVHARYRMLESIRQYGLDRLREDGAHAEEAARRRVRDWCLDFVEECERRWFGPEQPELVRRLHAESDLIRSAFEFCLNTPGELRAGLKLAGHLWFFWFATGALVEGRYWLERLLAAAPEPTVARARALWALALMLLSQGNAGRAAPLVEEARELALRLGDEAEVAHTFFGRGGACLISGDYGRARAVYEEALALPPREGESMSLVGFKYVELAHVLAIQGEFDRAMALCEEFRQVCLTYGEQWIHSYLLRILAFAEWAKGDQVSARVHARECLRLKRAVGDVFGTGMTLELLAAVHARDGEGRPAAVLLGAAKRIWQDAHVALDRTPSHGPVRTEAEDGARALLGDGFKNAYREGLELTSDHAVAYALGERESAPRPVFDSPLTRRETEVAELIAEGLTNQQIADRLVVALRTAEGHVERILSKLGFTSRSQVAVWAQARRVTRP; translated from the coding sequence GTGACAAGGCAGATCATCGGCCGACCCGTGAGGGCGTCGAGTTTCGTCGGCCGGCGTCAGGAGACCGCCGAGGTCAAGCGTCTGGTGGGCGCCCACCGGTTGGTGAGTCTGACCGGGACGGGCGGGGTCGGCAAGACCCGGCTGGTGCTGCACGCCGTGCCCCGGCTGGCGCGGGCGTTCGCCGACGGGGTGCACATCGTGCAGCTGGCCGGTGTACGGGATGCCTCGCTGGTGCCGCTCGCCCTGATCGAGGCCCTCAACATCCGTGACGTGTCGGGTCGTTCGCCGGTGCGGGTCCTCGTCGACCATCTCCAGGACCGGGAGACGCTGCTCGTCCTGGACAACTGTGAACACCTGGCGGACGCGTGCGCACGGCTCGTCGAGACGCTTCTCGCGGAGACCGCGGCGGTGCGGGTGCTGGCCACCAGCAGACATCCGCTGGATGTGACCGCCCAACACGTCCTGGAACTACAGCCGTTGGCGACTCCCACGGCGGGCGAGCCGCTGCCGGCGAAACCCGCGCTGGAGTACCCGGCACTGGCCCTCTTCGCCGACCGGGCCGCCGCCGTACTGCCCGGGTTCTCCCTCACCACGGCCAACCAGGACGCGGTGGCCGCCCTGTGCCGTCGGCTGGACGGGCTGCCGCTCGCGATCGAACTGGCGGCGGTACGGATGCGCGCCCTCGGCGTGCAGCAGCTGCTCGACCGCCTCGACCGCCGTTACCGGTTGCTGGCCGACAGCGGGGGCAGTGAGGACACCTTGCCCCGGCACCGCACCCTGCGCGCGGCCGTCGACTGGAGCCATGACCTGTGCACCCGCGAGGAACAGACGGTGTGGGCGCGCGCCTCCGTCTTCACCGGGAGCTTCGACCTGGGCGCGGCCGAGGAGGTGTGCGCCGGTCCCGGGCTCGACCGTGACGAACTGGTGGACGCCGTCGCCGGCTTGGTGGACAAGTCGCTGCTGGTCCGGGACGGCGACGCCGTCCACGCCCGGTACCGGATGCTGGAATCGATCCGGCAGTACGGCCTCGACCGGCTCCGCGAGGACGGCGCCCACGCGGAGGAGGCGGCCCGGCGCCGGGTGCGGGACTGGTGCCTGGACTTCGTCGAGGAGTGCGAGCGGCGCTGGTTCGGCCCCGAGCAGCCGGAGTTGGTCCGGCGGTTGCACGCGGAGTCGGATCTCATCCGCTCGGCGTTCGAGTTCTGTCTGAACACACCGGGGGAGTTGCGGGCCGGGCTGAAGCTGGCCGGGCATCTGTGGTTCTTCTGGTTCGCGACCGGCGCCCTGGTCGAGGGCCGGTACTGGCTGGAGCGACTGCTCGCCGCCGCCCCCGAGCCGACCGTCGCACGGGCCCGCGCCCTGTGGGCCCTCGCCCTGATGCTGCTCAGCCAGGGCAACGCCGGCCGGGCCGCGCCACTCGTCGAGGAGGCCCGCGAACTCGCCCTGCGGCTGGGCGACGAGGCCGAGGTGGCGCACACCTTCTTCGGCCGTGGCGGCGCCTGCCTGATCAGCGGGGACTACGGACGGGCGCGGGCCGTGTACGAGGAGGCGCTCGCCCTCCCGCCGCGCGAGGGCGAGTCGATGAGCCTCGTCGGCTTCAAGTACGTGGAACTGGCCCATGTCCTAGCGATCCAGGGCGAGTTCGACCGTGCGATGGCCCTGTGCGAGGAGTTCCGGCAGGTCTGTCTGACTTACGGCGAACAGTGGATCCACTCCTACCTCCTGCGCATCCTCGCCTTCGCCGAGTGGGCCAAGGGGGACCAGGTGTCGGCCAGGGTCCACGCCCGGGAGTGCCTACGGCTCAAGCGGGCGGTCGGTGATGTGTTCGGCACCGGCATGACGCTGGAACTGCTCGCCGCGGTCCACGCCCGCGACGGCGAGGGCCGCCCCGCCGCCGTTCTGCTGGGCGCCGCCAAACGGATCTGGCAGGACGCGCACGTCGCACTGGACCGCACCCCGTCCCACGGCCCGGTGCGCACCGAGGCCGAGGACGGCGCCCGCGCACTGCTGGGCGACGGATTCAAGAACGCCTACCGCGAGGGCCTCGAACTCACCTCGGACCACGCGGTGGCCTACGCGCTGGGTGAGCGGGAGTCCGCGCCCCGGCCGGTGTTCGACAGCCCGCTCACCCGCCGCGAGACGGAGGTCGCCGAGCTGATCGCCGAGGGGCTGACCAACCAGCAGATCGCCGACCGGCTGGTCGTCGCGCTGCGCACGGCGGAGGGCCATGTGGAGCGCATCCTCAGCAAGTTGGGCTTCACCTCGCGCAGCCAGGTCGCCGTCTGGGCGCAGGCGCGTCGGGTCACCCGCCCCTGA